The Quercus robur chromosome 3, dhQueRobu3.1, whole genome shotgun sequence DNA segment ATAAGCTTAACCAGGGGAATACTCCTTCCCATTTAAAATCCTCCAATTCTCttcatatttttattcaaatgcgACACAggatatttatttgatttatatggTTTacgtaaatttttttaacaccattgaattttttaaatgccactcACATCTGTCTAAAATTTGGAGGCAATTGGAAGATTAGATTGGAGGAGAGCCTCTCCCAAGGTAATAAGTTATTCCTAAAATTTTAGTTGGAAACCATCCACATCAGACTCTAAAGTCACCTATCACCATTAAAGAAAGCAAGTGATACAATAAATGAAGCAAAGCTATCACCTTTATTACTAACTTTGGTTGGGATTTTGACCAGGAATATTTAACTCACCagaattcttgaaattttagttTTCATTTGATAATGTTTTGCAAGAATTACAATTCTATCACCATCTCAAATCTCATAAAACACGAAAGTTCTAACTCTTATCTTCTAGATGGAAAATACTAACAATTCCTGGGAATCAGTTATACAACTCTTAAATtaattctactttttttttccttcaaaaaaaaaattttttacttttttttaaaccttaaaaCTGACTACCTAGATTTATAGAAttaattatagaaaataaaatgtcTATTTTCCATTCAAGTAAGATGTTTATCAATGTTCAAGGGCATTCCTCCATATAAAAATTACCCATAATGGTCAAgttaatatatatttcaaacaaTTCAAAGTTATACATATAAATAGTATCGTCTAAAATAGCAGTATAAATCTAAATTCTAAgtatatataaatgataaacGTCAACTTTCAAGAGCTCTATTACAGTAAGTTCTTGAGTGAAGTCCAACATTAAATACTAATGAGATGAATGAGTGGTTAGTATAACATAACTGAGCTCATACCTATTGGGCTTATGCCTCTTGGGTTAAATGTGTTTCTatgtgttatattaactactcaattaGAGTCTCACTAAGTCACTAAGGTGTCTGGGTTTTAATTATATTACATAAACTAGGTTAATCAAAAAGGATCCATTCTGATCTACATATTCATGAATATGGTTTAGTATCTTAGCTGATTTTTCCACAGTTTAATAAACTTCATGAatgttttatttgaaaaaagataaagaaaaatagtAGTGGTAAGCCCATTACATGATTACTCAtccaagaaataaaaacaaaaacactttaCAAGATTGAGATCTGATAACTGATAAGGTTTTTAGGGTACTCTAAAAATGTTAATCAATCATTGTTAAATAAATGGTCCAAAATTTGCCGCATCATCAACATTTACACAAACATTAACTAGCATTATTTTTGGTATCCATGAAAGATAATGATCACTATGACAACCATGAAGGGTTAGGATTTTAAGAACTCTACAGTGGAGTTACTCTGGGAGCTCTAAAGAATTTATGATTCTAATCCCATGTTACATGATCACAAAGCAGActgatttaataaaatataacaagCAAAGCCTAAAAGCTCTGATTCTGGTAGTATATATTTTAGTCCAAGAAACATAAACAAATCAAGCAAGGTGCATTTGAATTCATGATTTGTATtgtgaaaacatgtgtttgtaCATAAGCAAATTTTTTACAGTAGTTTAGTGTGACAATAATAAGATAAGGTgaggtggggtggggtggggtggggagCTAAAAGATACCCTCAAATTAATTTCTAAGTATGGACTCAGTCAATAGtgctcattttagaggtttaacgataaaaaactatttatttgcgttattaatacaaattttactgtATAAACCTTACAAATCAAATATATTAACTTCCAAGACAAAATAAATGGTTAGGGTGGCACTAGCTTCAACACTCCAGTACAAAACAACATGACCCATTTATTAACTTCTAGCAATAACTTGAAGGTGCAAATCCATACAGGATATTATAACTCTCACTGtttaaaaaagtttcaaaaatataatttaaaaaaaaccatacCAGAGCGATAATCTAAGTTTCTTGTCAATGTTCCTTTACAGAGGTTACTGAGCTGTAATTCAATGCTGCTCAAGAATGTGGTGGCTTCATCAAACGGCTTGGATAGCTCCTCCTTGTATCTATGTAGAGCCTCACAGTACGATTCCTTTAAAAGCAATAGTGAACAGTAAGTAACATGCACCTTTGCCACTAGGAGAACATAaactttaaaagaaagaaaggaaacagTAACCAGATTCcaagttttcttttcttactaTTATTTCTTGGAAGCCAAATTAAACAAACATTATAATATGTctaaaaagcaaaattaaagcaaagaaaaaaataagtacCATGAATTCATCAAGTTCTGGATCAGCTCCTATCTCACTGCAAGTGCTTAATAAGTGGTTTTCTCTGCAAATTTCTTCAAGAAGAGAAGCCATTTCTGGTGGAGCTCCAACCTTTCGTGcccacaaaaattaataaataataattaccccaaaaaaaatcattcactaattcactttttcattaagcaaaaatatgtttttggaaACAATAAAAGCAATTCTAAAAGgctaatcaaataataaaataataataatatatagtgCTTCAAAGGAACCAATaaattatccaataaaaaaagggGTTACCTTTTGGCATTCTATATAAGCAGAAACCAAATTTGGATAAAGAGGGTGGTTGGAAATCTGGGTCTTGATCAGATCTGTCATCTCTGACTCAGTGACCCCAGTCTCAGCCACTTGAAGCATGTTATCCATAGGGCAAAGAAATCCAGCTGAAGTAGTAGCAGTAGCATCAACAATGTTGTCAACTCTAACAATCTCATCTGAACATGACAACACAGAATTCAGCCTGTAAAACTCTTCCATAGATACTGAAATTCAAGAATAGTGCAAGTCCCTATGCTATATATCCCCCTAAAAAAACTCCAACTTCAAGAAGAATCCCacggagagagaaagagagaatgttTGAGACAAATACATTGTGGTTTAAGCAAATATATGATTAATCCACTACTGGGTATTGCTGTAGACTTGTAGTACAAGCTTTAACACGAAAAAAATGGAAActtaataaaagagagagacagagtttAGGTTTAAGCAAAGTGAACAAAGGGAAATGACTCTTAAGTGcttcttctttatgttgaagTCAATGACAAACAGTAAATACAGCCACAAGGAAGACCAATTATATGAGCTAAACTAGAAACAGTAAATCTTTCTGGGATTAGTACAAGCCgccattataacaaaaaataaatctttcaGAATCCTATTGATATAAGAGTACCAAAGAAAGTCAGTCACTGTAGACAGAAAGAGATTGAACAATAACTAAAACCAGAAGGAAAAGAGACTAGACCTACGTTCTTTTCCAAGAAAATTTGGATAAGGGAAatacagagaaagagagggagagagaaagtgatgaaaaatagagagccaAGAAACTGTGAGTCTGTGACCCTGAGAGACTTTGGATGCAGTGAAAGACTTAAACAGTGGGAGTCTTGGACAAAGTTGGAGTGAGTAGCCCGTATTTATAGAGGCTCATCTATCTGATAGGGCCAGGTTTTACTCTGACATGACATTCTTGACAGGTTTTGAAACCTTATTGGTTTGAGGTCTCAATCTGTGGGTCCCAAACAGCAACATGCATGCTGGTTAGTTCATACCCATTCGTACTGTACACTACCGCTGTTCCTTTCACCCTTCCttcacaatctctctctctctctctctctctctctctctctctctctctggtgaAATAgcacttctttttttgatagttgGTGAAATAGCACTTATGCACTGTggtaaaaatatgaaaaatttctctctttctgcAGTTTTTGTTATCCATGTTAAGTAACTTTTTACCCATTATAGAAATTCAAGGTGATAAAAATGTTGGCATGcatgaacataaaaaaaaaaaaaaattgtttttttgttccAGGTGATGAGTACTAACTCCTTTATATAATTCTATCGTATCAAATCCTAGGAtttaaaaatcatgaaaatctAAACATTCAGATATTTAGGTTAAACTACAGACTACTAAGAGCATTTTTAGCTCTCAAAagctaaaaatgttattttttagcattttattccaaaaaagaacactgtaacaaaagtgttagtgttaaaaattttagcatctGAGCTACAGTCGACTGCTATGTATGACAGTCAACTGTAACTCAAatcttataaatataataatattttaatactaatttaattaaaatattttttctctcccaccatttctcttttcttctcaccAGACTATTTTTCActatctttaattaataaagtggtaaaaaatataaaacctttgATATTGAGTATATTATAaagtgaattattaaaataaataaattaggttTTTAAgatattaaatgctaaatttttttagattcttGACTGAGAATGCTGTAATGAAATAACATATCTAAATTTACTGTTTACTGCGTTCAAATAACACAATTTTTATGGGTTACTGTCCTATTTGCCACATAActctaaaagagggagagagccCAAAACACAATCATGAGAGGGAACAtcaataaagagagaaaagctttaaacatataattttatttgataaaaaagtaaaaatattatttaagagaGTGGAAATCGAAGTATGActcaaaagcatgttcttctaAATAGTGTTTAGATcaccaattaaaaaacatatgtAGTGTTCAGATTGTCATGCctataatgttttcaaaaaaatttaaacaattagaAATTAATACAATAATCTGTTATTAAACCTGATACAAAGATATACTTTAATATATcatctaatttataagtaaaataatataacatgtaattgattttgtttgaaagtttgaatatatttttttaatgcattaaAATTGAATGAATGTTTGTTTATTATTCAGCAATCTTTAatctattagtattttattattattttttgtgtttatccttagtgtttgaatttaattggaaaatcTAGCAAGCTAAAAACCATTGATTCATTCTTCAAAAGAAATGAATATggtaattcaaaaaataataaacttttgGATTCTAATGTTGAAACTTCAACTTCCAATGAgcatttttttcaaatctccAAGGATTGAATCCAAAGAACACTCTCCTGGATTTTCAAAAGTGGAACGTGAAAAAGTTCATTTTAAGTCTTCAGCACTTATTTCTAATGAATTATATGCTACTTAATTAAAATAAGATCCACAATTATGCACTCAAATGTGGAACTATCTAGTCAATCAATGTTATGATCAGACGTGCTTATTTAAAAGTTGAACCATATCAAATTCATCTTTTTAAAGTATTCATTTTCTGAAGAAAAACATCTGTCTCTTTCATGATTCTTGGTTCATGAAATTTCCCTCTTGGCTTAAATTGTATTTACAATTTAGCCTCTCAGATGTAAATTCCTAGCTCCGTTACTAGACCAAGTCTCTTACACTAGTTTTTGGATGTGTATCTTGAATTTGTGTAAATTCTCCCCTTGATGCATGTAGGTATTTCACATTGATATgacataaagaaaaataattaatccacattattttgaaaatcatatttaCAAAGTCAAAAGTCATCATAACACAATACGACTATGGGGAGGAGAATGGCAGGGCTCTTTTACAAGCCAAAATCATTTTCCTTATTAGAGCCATCACATTAGAGATTTGGCTATGGAGATAGATAACCTATCATGGATTTGGCTTGCTGTTTCATCCCAATTatgaaatgtatttttttttaaaatggattGCTTTGGAAATCTCAAATGCAtaaatttctaaataaaaattcaaaaaaaaaaaaaaactataaaaaactCAATGGTAAGAAGTTCTCGTGTCTCATCATACCTACAAGTTTAAAAGTTATGAGTTCAAATAATAACAAACTCTATTATTGCTCACGACCCCACATTATACAAGAGTAAGATTTCAGTAGGTAAGTGATAATGATAATACGGGTACGTacaaaccccttttttttttctcttcaacaaaaaaaaaatgattctagCCAAAGGTCCACTACATTCCAAATAGATATGTATTGTTAAGAAAGTACTTGCGTTTTTAATTCCACTCATAATTGAAGCCAGCGGTGATATGGCTTGAGCTTGACTATTCCTTGCAGAAAATTCAACCAAACCTctgtttatataaattatattgtatGAAACTCCAAGCAAATTCGAGTGGATGAGGTTTTAAAATTTAGGTTATTGAACCTATGTGTGATTTTCCTCAAATTGGTTAAACGAGTATGTCAAGATCCATAAAATGAAGGTGCAAAACAAGGAAAGGCATAGCAAGCTCCATGTGAGACATTATCTGTATTGCCTTTATGGCTCTTACTCAAGTCTCAATCGCTATAGGTGGGGTCCTTGTGTTAAATCATAAAtgcatcatttttatttttattttttttaggctgAAGATTTTTATTACTTGGCTGAAATCCTATGTATTAATTCCTATGTAAATATTTGGTGCATCCATGACATAGTATGGGAATATATGAAATTCACGTTAGTAAACTTTATTCTTAGGGTCACGTCAAAAAGACCATTATATCTTGTCTTACAAGTAAATAAAAGAGGATAAAGCCTCCCCAAAGTTAAAAGGCACACTTCACAAACCAAACATGTGTCCTTGCATATTGAGGGCTGTTtagttgtgttgtttaaataatagttttcgttatttaaacaatacaatgcgtattttcacaacattttttacccatacatattttcacaacatttaaataacgttattagaacaacagtaccaaacgggccatgaatAACACAAAGATTCCATTTGAAACAAAAGTTTAGATTTTAAAGGTACATCAAAAAGACTATTATATTTTCTCCTTCAAGTAAATAAAAGGGGGGGAAAAGCTTCCCCAAAGTTCTAAGGACAATGCCCCAAACTAAACATATGTTCTCGCAAATTAAGTAATACAGAGATACCACTTAAACCAAAAGTATAGAGTATAGAGTTTAGAGATACATTAAAAAGACTATTATATTTTCTCCAACAAGTAAATAAAATGGGTACAAAGCCTCCCCAAAGTTATAAAAGACACGTCTCAAACCAAACACGTGTTCTCTCAAATTGAATAATACTGAAATACCACTTGAACCAAAAGTTTAGAGTTTAGAGTTTAGAATATATGATTTTCATTAtccttatatataattttatctttcttttctatttttttttttattatagagttTCAAATTATGACGTCCGTTTATATGTTTgtactttttattatcaaacaataggCAATGATTGAAcatcaaatctcttattcaaccatcaaagattttaccagttaaACTCACATGGAACCCACTTGGTTAAACTCACATGAAACCCACTTGGTTCATTGTGTTTCTCTACTTCTTTTCTATCCTTTATATCGAACAAAACTTAAAGTGTGTCCAGGTGACAAATGAAAGTGATATATGGGGAGCCCAATGTTTATCATAACAATGATGCATTTGAAGGATTATCATTGTCTAAAGTGACAATGGAACAAACAAACCGCATATGgttttcaataatatttatcaATGGTATGTGTTTATCATTAATTAAAACTCCTGAATTCACGGAGACTGAAAAATTACATAGAATGCTCTAACTTTAATTTTTGACCTTGGGACATTATGTTTCTTTACTTCATGAcaaagcttttcttttctttttccttttcatcaATCGTTGTCTTCTAATGACAATTTAAAATATTAGGAGTGATAAATATAGACATGATGGTGCCTCCTTATACCCAATGAAAAATTCTCTTATTGAAAATCAATTGATTGCAAGACgctcacacacacaccaaaataagaaaagaaaacaaaaaagaatagtcCCTAATTATCTAGATAGGTTGCCTGCATctaataatcaaaatatttcagaaaaaaaaaatggtatataAATATTTCATGTTCAACTACGAAATATGTAAATGAAAATCCTCTATCTTAATTTGTGTGCTctacattctttttttctttctttctttctaaagAAATCAAAGTTTAAAAGgggaaacaaaaaacaaatatatataagatacTGAAATTGGTAAAGCTAGTATAAACTATAAAATGGAACActttttaagtaaaatagatGATCTTTGTTCTACTCGTGCTAATTATGAAGCTGTAAGTGTAAATGGTTTTTGGGGCAAATCTTTGATTTGGAATAAATCAGGGGCGGCACCATATATAATTAAGGGTGGTCATAGGACCACCCtcaaacttgaaaaataaataaattttataccttaaaaaaaattctaaattaatatggattgttgaccaccctaaaaaaaaacttgaccaccctaaaaaaagcTTGAAcatcctaaataaaaatttgtccattaaaaataaaatttgacttctccaaaattttggtccattgaagattgaaccaaaaaattgtgaaaagtgctatgttcacaacatGTCCTCAACACtctcataacaaatcttaagtggtagattGTTACtagtagaagaaaaaaaaaataatgatatgtaaattaaaactagtaacaattgccaactaggatttgttgtaaaaatattgtagatgtagcatttctcaaaaatcgttcaaacaaacaaattagcctaaaaacccaaatcaaatgtttaattgtgatattttaaattatgtttacaaaaaacatattttaaaattgctattttttttataaataaaaaaaaatgcatatttgCCAATAGCTAGTCAGTTAGTAATTGCTTTAGTCTTTAGATGAATTTATTAGATTTATGTGATACATCTTGTACATACACGTATGCACTAAAATAATACCTCAATATTTTATTGAACATGATTAATGTAACGGTTTAATGCCTAAGTTGAATATGTTGAATGAACTTGTAActtaccctttatttttttgttatcactATGGACAAAATTCTTATaaggaaatcacttttaatacaaaatttatcttCTAAGCAAATTCGTATTCACTTGAATAATCTTCTTTTAGATTCTAGGCTATGAGAAACGTTCTCATCTTTTCATCCTAATAAtcgagagaaaataaaaagagtataTTTACAAAGATGTTCTTATCAACCTCTTTGCCATGATTtccctaaaaaagaaattagtggAGCGCTGCATTAATTTAATCCTGATTagtttaaagaatacaaaatatAGGTTGGAACATATTATAAAAAAGGatgatgcattttgtttatattgttacttaTTTAGGTAAGATGTTGGTAATTGAAAGGGAGATCAGTAGTTTAATGATTACTTGACtgtgtatattaaaaaaaaaagaaaaaaaaaaaatatatatatatatatatatatgtagttgATAGTGTGGGGCCCAACAGTTTGGGggttcggcccgctcgcttatggggagtccacagacctcaaactgaaggaggccagggcccaag contains these protein-coding regions:
- the LOC126716739 gene encoding homeobox protein knotted-1-like 1 isoform X1, with product MEEFYRLNSVLSCSDEIVRVDNIVDATATTSAGFLCPMDNMLQVAETGVTESEMTDLIKTQISNHPLYPNLVSAYIECQKVGAPPEMASLLEEICRENHLLSTCSEIGADPELDEFMESYCEALHRYKEELSKPFDEATTFLSSIELQLSNLCKGTLTRNLDYRSDEGAVGTSEEELSCGEVDAPESQEYSSGAGTSGEQDLKGMLLRKYSGYLSSLRKEFLKKRKKGKLPKDARTTLMDWWNTHYRWPYPTEEEKLKLSEATGLDQKQINNWFINQRKRHWKPSEDMRFALMEGVTSSASEPMYLDTEGGTGGDDI
- the LOC126716739 gene encoding homeobox protein knotted-1-like 1 isoform X2 → MEEFYRLNSVLSCSDEIVRVDNIVDATATTSAGFLCPMDNMLQVAETGVTESEMTDLIKTQISNHPLYPNLVSAYIECQKVGAPPEMASLLEEICRENHLLSTCSEIGADPELDEFMESYCEALHRYKEELSKPFDEATTFLSSIELQLSNLCKGTLTRNLDYRSDEGAVGTSEEELSCGEVDAPESQEYSSGAGTSGEQDLKGMLLRKYSGYLSSLRKEFLKKRKKGKLPKDARTTLMDWWNTHYRWPYPTVDHKLYER